In Dermacentor silvarum isolate Dsil-2018 chromosome 2, BIME_Dsil_1.4, whole genome shotgun sequence, the following proteins share a genomic window:
- the LOC119440508 gene encoding solute carrier family 22 member 7 — protein sequence MELFFPQRLAAADLLTSESFDCQEGFGDGVFQRRLLILSAITIFLLNGNAVLLPLISRDVDHWCKRPAAYNVSADAWKNDAIPVGADGRHSRCHVFENTGDSPNDTGNVVECYEWDYDQAQASTSVISVWNMVCHRRALLAATMAAQHAGSGVFLLLSGAVADLFGRMPVQLVAVTATIASTAAGCLAPNYALYTLAQFFVSGGASVSTAVTLLVCFEVTVHEHRPLYLIFAATASFVLGDLWFVTIRSLQISWALKQAVFLSPTLLLLATFGAAQESPRWLIAKGNLKEAKATMLIAAEMNRFPFAGTAYLLDKLILKRDSWKYRNCAAYSTAKQGPLLDAVSVRRQALIMFAVLFSLMFAVFTDIISMVARSDDSEGSSGWFMGAAFVGTLLSYAAMNTAVTRFALVNVFSVASLLHLAATILLALSHGILAVAIVVSVAYVMEIVPTAVRGVALCWALASGSIGALCASSTLVLQQLGREDVAFATAALLLVVSLFVISDLPASSAVECKVTDAATRRQPSISSKVSIDHMKKTLEQCLLEKSSSMVSKSTTRSKRSMSDGSLRWSSTHSIPHHF from the exons ATGGAACTTTTTTTCCCGCAGCGACTCGCAGCCGCCGACCTCCTGACGAGTGAGAGCTTCGACTGCCAGGAAGGCTTCGGCGACGGAGTCTTCCAGAGGCGGCTGCTGATCCTCAGCGCCATAACCATCTTCCTGCTGAATGGTAACGCCGTACTGCTACCCCTAATCTCGCGCGACGTGGACCATTGGTGCAAGAGACCGGCCGCATACAACGTCTCGGCGGACGCCTGGAAGAACGATGCCATACCGGTGGGCGCCGACGGACGCCACAGTCGTTGCCACGTATTTGAGAACACCGGAGACTCGCCGAACGACACTGGCAATGTGGTCGAGTGCTACGAGTGGGACTACGACCAAGCACAAGCCTCCACCTCAGTCATAAGCGTCTGGAACATGGTTTGCCACAGGCGAGCCTTGCTCGCCGCCACAATGGCGGCGCAGCACGCGGGTTCCGGCGTGTTCCTGCTGCTGTCGGGTGCCGTGGCCGACCTATTCGGCAGGATGCCCGTTCAGCTGGTGGCTGTGACGGCTACGATTGCGTCGACCGCAGCTGGATGCCTGGCCCCCAACTACGCGCTTTACACCTTGGCGCAGTTTTTCGTATCCGGCGGCGCGTCTGTCAGCACCGCCGTGaccctgctcgtctgcttcgagGTTACCGTCCACGAACACAGGCCGTTGTATCTCATCTTCGCTGCGACAGCGAGCTTCGTGCTGGGCGACCTATGGTTTGTGACCATTAGGAGCCTGCAGATAAGCTGGGCCTTGAAACAAGCCGTGTTTCTCTCGCCGACACTGCTTCTACTCGCAACGTTCGGAGCCGCGCAAGAATCGCCGCGCTGGCTCATCGCCAAGGGCAATCTGAAAGAGGCGAAGGCCACGATGCTGATCGCGGCCGAGATGAACCGCTTTCCCTTCGCGGGTACAGCCTACCTTCTCGACAAACTTATCCTGAAGAGGGATAGCTGGAAGTACCGGAACTGTGCCGCCTACTCCACCGCCAAACAAGGCCCGTTGCTCGACGCCGTCTCAGTCCGGCGGCAAGCGTTGATAATGTTCGCCGTCCTGTTCTCGCTCATGTTCGCCGTCTTCACAGACATCATATCAATGGTGGCGCGAAGCGACGACAGCGAGGGCAGCAGTGGTTGGTTCATGGGTGCCGCGTTCGTTGGCACCCTTCTCAGTTACGCGGCAATGAACACTGCGGTCACCCGCTTTGCGCTGGTGAACGTGTTCAGCGTGGCTTCGTTG CTTCATCTCGCGGCCACCATTTTACTGGCGCTCTCGCATGGCATCCTTGCCGTTGCCATCGTCGTCAGCGTCGCCTACGTCATGGAGATAGTCCCCACGGCTGTGCGCGGTGTGGCCCTCTGCTGGGCGCTCGCTAGCGGCAGCATCGGCGCCCTTTGCGCCAGTTCAACGCTGGTGCTGCAGCAGCTCGGCCGTGAGGACGTAGCATTCGCCACGGCGGCGCTCTTGCTCGTGGTGTCGCTGTTTGTGATATCCGACCTGCCCGCTTCCTCTGCTGTCGAGTGCAAGGTCACCGATGCCGCGACGAGGCGGCAGCCCTCGATCTCAAGCAAGGTCTCCATAGACCACATGAAGAAGACGCTGGAACAGTGTCTCCTGGAGAAGAGCAGCTCGATGGTTTCCAAATCGACCACCAGGAGCAAGAGAAGCATGTCGGATGGTTCGCTGCGTTGGTCGTCGACGCACAGCATACCGCATCATTTCTGA